A single region of the Paraburkholderia megapolitana genome encodes:
- a CDS encoding TolB family protein, with amino-acid sequence MKHQTTLLGAVLLLAMCAAPHADATSVKVDGGNIIMIDDAGSARPLTTGGLDSDPVLSPDHLSIVFVRRTPHRMVDTASGAQSADEVWVTHIDGTAQRRLVEGAGAEDPKRTLAALSSPSFSPDGQTIYFTSAAWVTSGAIHSVELSSGKERFVTDGNSLEVIPAGKYRGDLIVNKHKYWLASGSYDWYWLVSPAGKEIAPIGPDDESVEEFRSLFVK; translated from the coding sequence ATGAAACATCAGACCACGCTGCTGGGAGCGGTTCTCTTGCTGGCCATGTGTGCGGCGCCGCATGCAGACGCCACGTCGGTCAAGGTCGACGGGGGCAACATCATCATGATCGACGATGCGGGCTCCGCGCGACCGCTGACCACCGGCGGCCTTGATTCCGATCCCGTGCTGTCCCCCGACCATCTGTCGATCGTCTTCGTTCGTCGAACGCCCCATCGCATGGTCGACACCGCATCCGGGGCGCAAAGCGCCGACGAGGTATGGGTGACGCATATCGATGGAACGGCGCAGCGTCGACTGGTCGAAGGCGCCGGCGCGGAAGATCCGAAGCGCACGCTCGCCGCCCTCAGTTCGCCGTCTTTCTCTCCCGACGGACAGACCATTTACTTCACGAGCGCCGCGTGGGTCACCTCCGGCGCGATTCACTCGGTCGAGCTGTCGAGCGGCAAGGAGCGGTTTGTCACTGACGGGAATTCTCTGGAAGTCATCCCCGCGGGCAAGTATCGAGGCGATCTCATTGTGAACAAGCACAAGTACTGGCTGGCGAGCGGTTCCTACGACTGGTACTGGCTCGTTTCGCCAGCAGGCAAGGAGATTGCGCCGATCGGTCCCGACGACGAAAGCGTCGAGGAATTCAGGTCCTTGTTTGTGAAGTGA
- a CDS encoding DUF4148 domain-containing protein, producing MKHNSLLNRSVFGTLLLSAFALVFASAPASAQSGPQPVAVIASSSDLLLAAVEHPGVQAQSASVDAADSAGNQGKTRAQVRAELIEAERAGVIPVRNAEYPAEPETIARNKIRFEKAESWWLAHGGQQVSAN from the coding sequence ATGAAACACAATTCACTTCTGAATCGCTCGGTCTTCGGCACGCTGCTTTTGTCGGCGTTCGCACTGGTGTTTGCCAGCGCGCCGGCGTCGGCGCAATCCGGTCCGCAACCGGTCGCCGTTATAGCGTCTTCTTCAGATCTGCTGCTGGCGGCAGTCGAACACCCGGGCGTTCAGGCGCAGAGCGCTTCGGTGGACGCGGCGGATTCGGCAGGCAATCAGGGCAAGACTCGCGCACAGGTCCGCGCCGAACTGATCGAGGCCGAACGGGCCGGTGTGATTCCGGTCAGAAACGCCGAATACCCGGCTGAGCCTGAGACGATCGCGCGCAACAAGATCCGGTTCGAGAAGGCGGAAAGCTGGTGGCTTGCGCATGGCGGGCAGCAGGTGTCGGCGAACTGA
- a CDS encoding DUF4148 domain-containing protein produces MKAIALLNRTVLTTLLVSASISAFAGGGSRGPEPRPYAHVTAKTVVAVAGDTTTTDITTPGKTREQVRAELLQAEEAGLIPTHRNDYPPSAETIARNRVRFQQIEQAWQGGSSIALTQK; encoded by the coding sequence ATGAAGGCCATTGCCTTGCTGAACCGTACCGTTCTCACCACCCTGCTCGTTTCCGCTTCCATTTCGGCGTTTGCCGGCGGCGGTTCGCGTGGCCCTGAACCACGTCCTTATGCACACGTCACCGCGAAGACAGTGGTTGCGGTCGCTGGCGATACGACCACGACCGATATCACCACGCCGGGCAAGACTCGCGAACAGGTACGCGCGGAACTGTTGCAGGCCGAAGAGGCTGGGCTGATTCCGACCCACCGCAACGACTACCCGCCGAGCGCCGAGACGATCGCCCGCAACCGGGTGCGCTTCCAGCAGATCGAGCAGGCGTGGCAGGGCGGTAGCTCGATCGCCCTGACGCAAAAGTAA
- a CDS encoding beta-keto acid cleavage family enzyme, producing MSTPVVITCALNGIFTDPKQFNIPVTPEQMAREAKGAYDAGAACMHVHFRRQEADKGHLPSWDPTLATEISQAIREACPGVIFNQSTGVVGPDVDGPLACIYAIRPEIAACNAGSLNYLKVKADGTWAWPPLMFDNPVKKVQSFLDMMAETGSVPEFECFDVGIVRCVDMYARAGLFKGKADYNFVMGVESGMPADPDLLPILIRLLREDSTWQVTAIGRTNIWALHRRTAELGGQLRTGLEDTFYLPDGTRAASNAHLIEAMAKIARESGREIASPEEARKILGVRIPAQSHA from the coding sequence ATGAGCACCCCCGTCGTCATCACCTGTGCGCTGAACGGCATCTTCACCGATCCGAAGCAGTTCAATATTCCCGTCACACCTGAGCAGATGGCTCGTGAAGCGAAAGGCGCGTACGACGCCGGTGCGGCGTGCATGCACGTCCATTTCCGTCGCCAGGAAGCGGACAAGGGTCATCTGCCTTCGTGGGACCCCACGCTCGCAACCGAGATCAGCCAGGCGATTCGCGAAGCCTGCCCCGGCGTGATCTTCAACCAGTCGACGGGGGTCGTCGGTCCGGACGTCGACGGACCGCTCGCCTGCATCTATGCGATCCGCCCGGAAATCGCCGCATGCAACGCCGGTTCGCTCAACTACCTGAAGGTGAAGGCAGACGGGACCTGGGCCTGGCCGCCGCTGATGTTCGACAACCCGGTCAAGAAGGTGCAGTCGTTCCTCGACATGATGGCCGAGACGGGATCGGTGCCAGAGTTCGAATGCTTCGATGTGGGTATTGTCCGCTGCGTCGACATGTACGCGCGCGCGGGGCTGTTCAAGGGCAAGGCCGATTACAACTTCGTGATGGGTGTCGAGTCGGGCATGCCGGCCGACCCGGACTTGCTGCCGATCCTGATTCGCCTGTTGCGCGAAGACTCGACCTGGCAGGTGACCGCTATCGGCCGGACGAACATCTGGGCTTTGCATCGTCGCACCGCGGAACTCGGTGGGCAGTTGCGCACAGGACTCGAGGACACGTTCTATCTGCCCGATGGCACGCGCGCGGCATCCAACGCCCACCTGATCGAAGCGATGGCGAAAATCGCCCGCGAATCCGGACGCGAGATCGCGTCGCCGGAAGAAGCACGCAAGATTCTCGGCGTGCGCATTCCTGCGCAGTCTCATGCGTGA
- a CDS encoding acetyl-CoA carboxylase biotin carboxylase subunit, translated as MKEQRFTRLLIANRGEIAVRVSRTAQRLGIATVAVHSDADRNNPHVRACDTAVSIGGATPAESYLVIDKLIDAALRSGAEAIHPGYGFLSENAGFARRVTEAGLVFVGPPADAIDAMGDKARARRRMAAAGIPVVPGYDGDDQSEALLLSEAARIGFPIMVKASAGGGGRGMRRVDAPEALAESLKLAVSEAQKAFGDGRVILERAVIEPRHVEIQVFADAHGNVVYLGERDCSIQRRHQKIVEEAPSPAVDEALRRRMGETAAAVAREIGYVGAGTIEFLLDRTGHFYFMEMNTRLQVEHPVTEFITGQDLVEWQLRVAQGEPLPLKQEEIRIEGHAIEVRLCAEDPADDFLPRTGNVLLWRPGRHVRCDHALEDGMTISPFYDSMLGKVIAHGRTRSEAIERLASALDDTVLLGVSTNRAFLARVLRHPAFVDGQSVSTAFIGQHFASNESRASEPTRHAWAIAAWLSTTAADRADQQPAVWRGWHNGAPLPVPYRLASRANHADVRRGTVAHAERDAFELLDSDGNAMVLHAQPGHAGEPAVVAIDGQIYHYRYVWESRVLWLQLDGIDYAFVSHNLDSARASEESESDGVLRAPMNGRVIAVNVDEGAIVEAGQTVMVLEAMKMEHAISAPFAGKVASLGATAGDQVAPGHVLAQLEPQAS; from the coding sequence ATGAAGGAACAACGCTTCACCCGCCTGCTGATCGCGAATCGCGGTGAAATCGCGGTACGGGTCTCACGCACCGCGCAACGGCTCGGCATCGCGACCGTCGCGGTTCATTCGGACGCTGACCGGAACAACCCGCATGTTCGCGCCTGCGATACGGCCGTTTCAATCGGTGGTGCAACGCCGGCGGAATCGTATCTCGTCATCGACAAGCTGATCGACGCGGCACTGCGCAGCGGCGCAGAGGCGATTCATCCGGGCTACGGGTTCCTGTCCGAGAACGCCGGGTTCGCTCGACGTGTGACCGAAGCAGGACTTGTATTCGTCGGCCCACCCGCCGATGCAATCGACGCGATGGGCGACAAGGCCCGCGCGCGGCGCCGGATGGCGGCGGCGGGCATTCCAGTCGTGCCGGGTTATGACGGTGACGACCAGTCCGAGGCACTGCTGTTGTCGGAAGCGGCGCGCATCGGTTTTCCGATCATGGTCAAGGCCTCGGCGGGTGGCGGTGGGCGCGGCATGCGGCGCGTCGACGCGCCGGAAGCGCTGGCCGAATCGCTGAAGCTTGCTGTGTCGGAAGCACAGAAGGCATTCGGCGATGGGCGTGTGATTCTCGAGCGCGCGGTCATCGAGCCACGTCACGTCGAAATCCAGGTCTTCGCCGATGCGCACGGCAACGTCGTCTACCTCGGTGAGCGCGACTGCTCGATTCAGCGCCGGCATCAGAAGATCGTCGAAGAAGCCCCGTCGCCCGCCGTCGATGAAGCGTTGCGTCGGCGTATGGGTGAAACGGCCGCTGCGGTCGCCCGGGAAATTGGTTACGTCGGCGCAGGCACGATCGAGTTTCTGCTCGACCGCACCGGACATTTCTATTTCATGGAGATGAATACCCGCCTGCAGGTCGAGCATCCGGTCACCGAATTCATCACAGGTCAGGATCTGGTCGAATGGCAGTTGCGTGTCGCGCAAGGCGAGCCGTTGCCGCTGAAGCAGGAAGAGATCCGCATCGAAGGTCATGCGATCGAAGTCCGGCTATGCGCGGAAGACCCCGCCGACGATTTCCTGCCGCGCACGGGCAATGTGCTGCTCTGGCGTCCGGGTCGTCACGTGCGCTGCGATCACGCGCTCGAAGACGGCATGACCATCAGCCCGTTCTACGACTCGATGCTAGGCAAGGTGATTGCACACGGCCGCACGCGCAGCGAAGCGATCGAGCGGCTTGCGAGTGCCCTCGACGATACGGTGCTGCTCGGTGTGTCGACGAATCGCGCCTTTCTTGCCCGCGTGCTGCGGCATCCCGCATTCGTGGATGGGCAATCGGTATCGACCGCGTTCATCGGTCAGCATTTCGCCAGCAACGAAAGTCGTGCGTCGGAGCCGACGCGGCACGCGTGGGCGATCGCCGCCTGGCTGTCCACGACGGCAGCCGATCGCGCCGACCAGCAACCTGCAGTGTGGCGCGGCTGGCATAACGGTGCGCCGCTGCCGGTGCCTTACCGGCTGGCTAGCCGGGCGAATCATGCCGACGTGCGACGTGGCACCGTGGCGCACGCGGAACGCGATGCGTTCGAGCTTCTGGATAGCGATGGCAACGCGATGGTCTTGCATGCACAGCCAGGTCATGCCGGCGAGCCTGCCGTCGTCGCCATCGACGGACAGATCTACCACTACCGCTATGTGTGGGAAAGCCGCGTGCTATGGCTGCAGCTCGACGGCATCGACTATGCGTTCGTGTCGCACAACCTCGACAGCGCACGCGCCAGCGAGGAGAGCGAAAGCGATGGTGTGTTGCGCGCGCCAATGAACGGCCGTGTGATCGCGGTCAATGTCGACGAAGGCGCCATCGTCGAAGCAGGGCAGACCGTGATGGTGCTCGAAGCGATGAAGATGGAGCACGCCATCTCCGCACCGTTCGCCGGCAAGGTCGCCTCGCTCGGCGCGACCGCTGGCGATCAGGTCGCGCCAGGACATGTACTCGCGCAGCTGGAACCGCAAGCCAGCTGA